A section of the Callospermophilus lateralis isolate mCalLat2 chromosome 14, mCalLat2.hap1, whole genome shotgun sequence genome encodes:
- the Polr1b gene encoding DNA-directed RNA polymerase I subunit RPA2 isoform X2, which translates to MHCVKGEHSAVNMNLHYLENGTVMLNFIYRKELFFLPLGFALKALVSFSDYQIFQELIKGKEDDSFFRNSVSQMLRIVMEEGCSTQKQVLNYLGECFRVKLSLPDWYSNEQAAEFLFNQCICIHLKSNTEKFYVLCLMTRKLFALARGECMEENPDSLVNQEVLTPGQLFLMFLKEKMEAWLVSIKIALDKKAQKTDVSINSENLMKIFSMGTDLTRPFEYLLATGNLRSKTGLGFLQDSGLCVVADKLNFIRYLSHFRCVHRGAAFAKMRTTTVRRLLPESWGFLCPVHTPDGAPCGLMNHLTATCEVVTQLVYTTSLPTLLCSLGVTPVDGAPHRPYSECYPVLLDGLMVGWVDKDLAPGIADSLRRFKVLREKRIPPWMEVVLVPMTGKPSLYPGLLLFTTPCRLVRPVQNLELGQEELIGTMEQLFMNIAIFEDEVFAGVTTHQELFPHSLLSVIANFIPFSDHNQSPRNMYQCQMGKQTMGFPLLTYQDRSDNKLYRLQTPQSPLVRPCMYDYYDMDNYPIGTNAIVAVISYTGYDMEDAMILNKASWERGFAHGSVYKSEFIDLSERIKQGDDSLVFGVKPGDPRTLQKLDGDGLPFIGAALKYGDPYYGYLNLNTGESFVVFYKSKENCIVDNIKVCSNDTGNGKFKCVCITMRVPRNPTIGDKFASRHGQKGILSRLWPAEDMPFTESGMVPDILFNPHGFPSRMTIGMLIESMAGKSAALHGLCHDATPFTFSEENSALEYFGEMLKAAGYNFYGTERLYSGISGVELEADIFIGVVYYQRLRHMVSDKFQVRTTGARDKVTNQPIGGRNVQGGIRFGEMERDALLAHGTSFLLHDRLFNCSDRSVAHVCVKCGSLLSPLLEKPPPSWSALRNRKYNCALCNRSDTIDTVSVPYVFRYFVAELAAMNIKVKLDVV; encoded by the exons ATGCACTGTGTGAAGGGAGAACATTCTGCAGTCAATATGAACCTTCACTACCTGGAAAATGGCACAGTTATGTTGAACTTCATTTACCGGAAAGAGCTGTTCTTTCTTCCTTTGGGATTTGCACTTAAG GCACTTGTCAGCTTTTCTGATTATCAGATTTTTCAAGAGCTCATCAAAGGAAAAGAGGATGACTCTTTCTTTAGGAACTCTGTGTCTCAGATGTTGAGGATAGTAATGGAAGAGGGTTGTTCCACACAGAAACAGGTCCTTAACTACCTGGGGGAATGCTTCAGAGTGAAACTCAGTCTTCCTGACTGGTACTCCAATGAACAGGCGGCAGAGTTCTTGTTCAA CCAGTGCATCTGCATCCACTTGAAATCCAATACTGAAAAGTTTTATGTACTTTGTCTCATGACCCGGAAGCTCTTTGCTTTAGCCAgaggagagtgcatggaggaaaATCCTGATAGTTTGGTGAATCAAGAAGTCCTTACACCTGGCCAGCTGTTCCTTATGTTTTTGAAG GAAAAAATGGAAGCTTGGTTAGTGTCTATTAAAATAGCTTTAGATAAGAAGGCTCAGAAGACTGATGTGTCCATAAACTCTGaaaatttgatgaagattttcagtATGGGAACAGACCTTACAAGACCATTTGAATATCTTCTTGCTACTGGGAATCTGCGTTCAAAAACAG GTCTTGGCTTCCTGCAAGATTCTGGACTTTGTGTTGTGGCTGACAAGCTGAACTTCATACGCTATCTCTCCCATTTCCGCTGTGTGCACAGAGGGGCTGCTTTTGCCAAGATGAGGACCACCACTGTACGTAGGCTGCTGCCAGAGTCCTGGGGCTTCCTTTGCCCCGTGCACACCCCAGATGGGGCACCCTGTGGTCTGATGAACCACCTAACTGCCACGTGTGAGGTCGTCACGCAGCTTGTATATACAACATCTCTTCCAACTCTGCTCTGCAGCTTAG GGGTCACTCCCGTTGATGGAGCACCACATCGACCCTACAGCGAGTGCTACCCTGTCCTGCTGGATGGCCTCATGGTGGGCTGGGTGGATAAGGATCTTGCTCCCGGCATCGCAGATTCTCTCCGACGATTTAAG gtattgagagaaaaaagaatcCCCCCCTGGATGGAGGTGGTCCTTGTCCCCATGACAGGAAAGCCAAGTCTGTAcccaggactcttgctttttaccACTCCTTGCCGACTGGTGCGGCCTGTGCAGAACTTGGAACTGGGCCAAGAAGAATTGATTGGCACAATGGAACAG CTCTTCATGAACATCGCTATCTTTGAGGATGAGGTTTTTGCTGGAGTCACCACACACCAGGAACTCTTCCCTCACAGCCTGCTCAGTGTCATCGCCAACTTCATCCCCTTCTCTGACCACAACCAGAGTCCACGGAACATGTACCAGTGCCAGATGGGTAAG CAGACTATGGGCTTTCCCCTTCTCACTTACCAAGACCGATCAGATAATAAACTGTACCGTCTTCAGACTCCACAGAGTCCTCTTGTAagaccatgcatgtatgattattatGACATGGATAACTACCCAATAGGGACAAATGCCATTGTTGCTGTAATTTCATACACTGGCTATGACATGGAAGATGCCATG ATTCTAAATAAGGCTTCTTGGGAGCGAGGCTTTGCCCATGGAAGTGTCTACAAGTCGGAGTTCATAGACCTGTCTGAAAGAATTAAACAGGGAGATGATAGTCTGGTGTTTGGGGTCAAACCTGGTGACCCCCGGACTCTACAGAAGTTGGATGGCGATGGACTGCCCTTCATAGGGGCAGCACTGAAGTATGGAGACCCATATTACGGCTACCTCAACCTCAACACCGGGGAGAGCTTTGTGGTGTTCTATAA GAGTAAAGAAAATTGCATTGTGGATAACATCAAAGTGTGCAGCAACGACACTGGGAATGGGAAATTCAAGTGTGTTTGCATCACAATGCGTGTCCCTCGGAACCCAACAATCGGAGATAAGTTCGCCAGTCGTCATGGGCAGAAGGGCATTTTGAGCCGGTTGTGGCCAGCTGAGGACATGCCTTTTACTGAAAGTGGGATGGTGCCAGACATTCTGTTCAACCCTCACGGCTTTCCGTCCCGCATGACCATCGGCATGTTAATTGAGAGTATGGCTGGGAAATCTGCCGCTTTGCATGGCCTCTGCCACGATGCGACACCCTTCACTTTTTCCGAGGAGAACTCTGCTTTGGAGTACTTCGGCGAGATGTTAAAGGCTGCGGGCTACAACTTCTATGGCACTGAGAGATTGTATAGTGGCATCAGTGGGGTAGAACTGGAGGCAGACATTTTCATAGGCGTGGTTTATTATCAGCGCTTACGTCACATGGTGTCCGACAAATTTCAAGTTAGAACGACTGGAGCCAGGGACAAAGTCACCAACCAGCCTATTGGGGGAAGAAACGTTCAGGGCGGAATCCGTTTTGGGGAGATGGAGCGGGATGCTCTCTTGGCCCACGGCACATCTTTTCTCCTCCATGACCGCCTCTTCAACTGCTCTGACCGCTCAGTGGCCCACGTGTGTGTCAAGTGTGGCAGTTTACTTTCTCCACTGTTGGAGAAACCACCCCCTTCCTGGTCCGCCTTGCGCAACAGAAAATACAACTGTGCTCTCTGTAACCGCAGTGATACCATTGATACTGTCTCTGTGCCTTATGTCTTTCGGTATTTTGTAGCTGAACTGGCAGCTATGAACATCAAAGTGAAGCTGGACGTCGTGTAA
- the Polr1b gene encoding DNA-directed RNA polymerase I subunit RPA2 isoform X1: MDPGGRWRGLPSGPSLRHLTDPSYGVPPEQQKAALQELTRAHVESFNYAVREGLSHAVQDIPSFDFAFKDERISLTIVDAVISPPTVPKGTICKELNVYPAECRGRRSTYRGKLTADISWAVNGISKGIIKQFLGYVPIMVKSKLCNLYSLPPPALIEHHEEAEEMGGYFIINGIEKVIRMLIMPRRNFPIAMVRPKWKSRGPGYTQFGVSMHCVKGEHSAVNMNLHYLENGTVMLNFIYRKELFFLPLGFALKALVSFSDYQIFQELIKGKEDDSFFRNSVSQMLRIVMEEGCSTQKQVLNYLGECFRVKLSLPDWYSNEQAAEFLFNQCICIHLKSNTEKFYVLCLMTRKLFALARGECMEENPDSLVNQEVLTPGQLFLMFLKEKMEAWLVSIKIALDKKAQKTDVSINSENLMKIFSMGTDLTRPFEYLLATGNLRSKTGLGFLQDSGLCVVADKLNFIRYLSHFRCVHRGAAFAKMRTTTVRRLLPESWGFLCPVHTPDGAPCGLMNHLTATCEVVTQLVYTTSLPTLLCSLGVTPVDGAPHRPYSECYPVLLDGLMVGWVDKDLAPGIADSLRRFKVLREKRIPPWMEVVLVPMTGKPSLYPGLLLFTTPCRLVRPVQNLELGQEELIGTMEQLFMNIAIFEDEVFAGVTTHQELFPHSLLSVIANFIPFSDHNQSPRNMYQCQMGKQTMGFPLLTYQDRSDNKLYRLQTPQSPLVRPCMYDYYDMDNYPIGTNAIVAVISYTGYDMEDAMILNKASWERGFAHGSVYKSEFIDLSERIKQGDDSLVFGVKPGDPRTLQKLDGDGLPFIGAALKYGDPYYGYLNLNTGESFVVFYKSKENCIVDNIKVCSNDTGNGKFKCVCITMRVPRNPTIGDKFASRHGQKGILSRLWPAEDMPFTESGMVPDILFNPHGFPSRMTIGMLIESMAGKSAALHGLCHDATPFTFSEENSALEYFGEMLKAAGYNFYGTERLYSGISGVELEADIFIGVVYYQRLRHMVSDKFQVRTTGARDKVTNQPIGGRNVQGGIRFGEMERDALLAHGTSFLLHDRLFNCSDRSVAHVCVKCGSLLSPLLEKPPPSWSALRNRKYNCALCNRSDTIDTVSVPYVFRYFVAELAAMNIKVKLDVV, from the exons ATGGATCCCGGCGGCCGGTGGCGTGGCCTGCCCAGCGGGCCTAGCCTGAGGCATCTCACCGACCCCTCTTACGGGGTCCCTCCCGAGCAGCAGAAGGCGGCGCTGCAGGAGCTGACGCGGGCGCACGTGGAGTCTTTCAACTACGCTGTGCGCGAGGGGCTCAGCCACGCGGTGCAG GATATACCTTCCTTTGACTTTGCTTTCAAAGATGAGCGTATCTCTCTTACTATTGTGGATGCTGTCATCAGTCCACCCACTGTTCCAAAAGGGACCATCTGCAAAGAGCTCAATGTTTATCCAGCTGAATGCCGGGGCCGAAGGAGTACCTACCGTGGGAAGCTGACA GCTGATATCAGCTGGGCAGTGAATGGAATCTCAAAAGGAATCATCAAGCAGTTTCTTGGTTATGTTCCCATCATGGTGAAGTCCAAGCTTTGCAACTTATACAGCCTTCCTCCTCCAGCCCTCATTGAGCACCACGAGGAGGCAGAG GAAATGGGAGGCTATTTTATAATCAATGGCATTGAAAAAGTCATCCGAATGTTAATTATGCCTCGGAGAAATTTCCCCATTGCAATGGTAAGACCAAAGTGGAAAAGCAGAGGGCCTGGCTATACTCAGTTTG GAGTTTCAATGCACTGTGTGAAGGGAGAACATTCTGCAGTCAATATGAACCTTCACTACCTGGAAAATGGCACAGTTATGTTGAACTTCATTTACCGGAAAGAGCTGTTCTTTCTTCCTTTGGGATTTGCACTTAAG GCACTTGTCAGCTTTTCTGATTATCAGATTTTTCAAGAGCTCATCAAAGGAAAAGAGGATGACTCTTTCTTTAGGAACTCTGTGTCTCAGATGTTGAGGATAGTAATGGAAGAGGGTTGTTCCACACAGAAACAGGTCCTTAACTACCTGGGGGAATGCTTCAGAGTGAAACTCAGTCTTCCTGACTGGTACTCCAATGAACAGGCGGCAGAGTTCTTGTTCAA CCAGTGCATCTGCATCCACTTGAAATCCAATACTGAAAAGTTTTATGTACTTTGTCTCATGACCCGGAAGCTCTTTGCTTTAGCCAgaggagagtgcatggaggaaaATCCTGATAGTTTGGTGAATCAAGAAGTCCTTACACCTGGCCAGCTGTTCCTTATGTTTTTGAAG GAAAAAATGGAAGCTTGGTTAGTGTCTATTAAAATAGCTTTAGATAAGAAGGCTCAGAAGACTGATGTGTCCATAAACTCTGaaaatttgatgaagattttcagtATGGGAACAGACCTTACAAGACCATTTGAATATCTTCTTGCTACTGGGAATCTGCGTTCAAAAACAG GTCTTGGCTTCCTGCAAGATTCTGGACTTTGTGTTGTGGCTGACAAGCTGAACTTCATACGCTATCTCTCCCATTTCCGCTGTGTGCACAGAGGGGCTGCTTTTGCCAAGATGAGGACCACCACTGTACGTAGGCTGCTGCCAGAGTCCTGGGGCTTCCTTTGCCCCGTGCACACCCCAGATGGGGCACCCTGTGGTCTGATGAACCACCTAACTGCCACGTGTGAGGTCGTCACGCAGCTTGTATATACAACATCTCTTCCAACTCTGCTCTGCAGCTTAG GGGTCACTCCCGTTGATGGAGCACCACATCGACCCTACAGCGAGTGCTACCCTGTCCTGCTGGATGGCCTCATGGTGGGCTGGGTGGATAAGGATCTTGCTCCCGGCATCGCAGATTCTCTCCGACGATTTAAG gtattgagagaaaaaagaatcCCCCCCTGGATGGAGGTGGTCCTTGTCCCCATGACAGGAAAGCCAAGTCTGTAcccaggactcttgctttttaccACTCCTTGCCGACTGGTGCGGCCTGTGCAGAACTTGGAACTGGGCCAAGAAGAATTGATTGGCACAATGGAACAG CTCTTCATGAACATCGCTATCTTTGAGGATGAGGTTTTTGCTGGAGTCACCACACACCAGGAACTCTTCCCTCACAGCCTGCTCAGTGTCATCGCCAACTTCATCCCCTTCTCTGACCACAACCAGAGTCCACGGAACATGTACCAGTGCCAGATGGGTAAG CAGACTATGGGCTTTCCCCTTCTCACTTACCAAGACCGATCAGATAATAAACTGTACCGTCTTCAGACTCCACAGAGTCCTCTTGTAagaccatgcatgtatgattattatGACATGGATAACTACCCAATAGGGACAAATGCCATTGTTGCTGTAATTTCATACACTGGCTATGACATGGAAGATGCCATG ATTCTAAATAAGGCTTCTTGGGAGCGAGGCTTTGCCCATGGAAGTGTCTACAAGTCGGAGTTCATAGACCTGTCTGAAAGAATTAAACAGGGAGATGATAGTCTGGTGTTTGGGGTCAAACCTGGTGACCCCCGGACTCTACAGAAGTTGGATGGCGATGGACTGCCCTTCATAGGGGCAGCACTGAAGTATGGAGACCCATATTACGGCTACCTCAACCTCAACACCGGGGAGAGCTTTGTGGTGTTCTATAA GAGTAAAGAAAATTGCATTGTGGATAACATCAAAGTGTGCAGCAACGACACTGGGAATGGGAAATTCAAGTGTGTTTGCATCACAATGCGTGTCCCTCGGAACCCAACAATCGGAGATAAGTTCGCCAGTCGTCATGGGCAGAAGGGCATTTTGAGCCGGTTGTGGCCAGCTGAGGACATGCCTTTTACTGAAAGTGGGATGGTGCCAGACATTCTGTTCAACCCTCACGGCTTTCCGTCCCGCATGACCATCGGCATGTTAATTGAGAGTATGGCTGGGAAATCTGCCGCTTTGCATGGCCTCTGCCACGATGCGACACCCTTCACTTTTTCCGAGGAGAACTCTGCTTTGGAGTACTTCGGCGAGATGTTAAAGGCTGCGGGCTACAACTTCTATGGCACTGAGAGATTGTATAGTGGCATCAGTGGGGTAGAACTGGAGGCAGACATTTTCATAGGCGTGGTTTATTATCAGCGCTTACGTCACATGGTGTCCGACAAATTTCAAGTTAGAACGACTGGAGCCAGGGACAAAGTCACCAACCAGCCTATTGGGGGAAGAAACGTTCAGGGCGGAATCCGTTTTGGGGAGATGGAGCGGGATGCTCTCTTGGCCCACGGCACATCTTTTCTCCTCCATGACCGCCTCTTCAACTGCTCTGACCGCTCAGTGGCCCACGTGTGTGTCAAGTGTGGCAGTTTACTTTCTCCACTGTTGGAGAAACCACCCCCTTCCTGGTCCGCCTTGCGCAACAGAAAATACAACTGTGCTCTCTGTAACCGCAGTGATACCATTGATACTGTCTCTGTGCCTTATGTCTTTCGGTATTTTGTAGCTGAACTGGCAGCTATGAACATCAAAGTGAAGCTGGACGTCGTGTAA